The Burkholderiales bacterium JOSHI_001 genomic sequence TCGTGGAGCGCACTTTCTTCCCTCGTAAAACGCGCTTTTGTCGCCCGCAGGCATCACATTGGCACGCAGCACTCGCACCGTGCGCGAGACAACCCGGCTTGCGGCGGGAGCGCGGCACGCTGCCTCGGCGCTATGCTCATGGCCATGAAACTCATCGTTCGTTGGCTCTTGCTGGCCGCCGCCCTGCTGCTGGTGGCGCACCTGTACCCCGGGGTCACGGTCAGGAGCTTCGGCTCGGCCATGGTGGCGGCGCTGGTGCTGGGCCTGTTGAACACCTTGGTCCGGCCGCTGCTGGTGCTGCTGACGCTGCCGGTGACGCTGGTCACCTTGGGGCTGTTCCTGTTCGTGATCAACGCGCTGATGTTCTGGGCCGCCGCCAGCCTGCTGGACGGACTGGAGGTCACGGGCTTCGCCGCGGCGCTGATCGGTTCGGTGATCTACAGCCTGTGCAGCATGGTGATCGACGTGGCCATCGAGCGGCTGTTCAGCCGCTCGGATTCCTGACCGGCAGCGGCTGTTCAACCGCTCGGACGCCTGAGCCGCCGCCGCTATTCCTGCGGCTGCTGACGCTGCGGCCCGCGTGAATCGGCCATCAGCTGGCGCTGCTGCGCCAGCAGGTCTCGCAGCCGCGCGTCGATGACCGAGGCTTCGATGAAGTCGGCCTGCGTGCGCTGGCGCGCCAGGCGCTGGCCGGCCCGCAAGCGGTCGATGGCGCCGCCCAGGTCACCGATGGCCGCCCGCGATTCGGCTTCGGCGCGCACCGCGCGCAGCTTCAGCCCCAGGCGGTCGGCCACTTGCGACAGCGCGGTCCACGCGGCACTGTCCTTGCGGTGCTCGGCGGTCCAGGTTTGCAGGGCTTCGGCGCTGGCGCGCAACGCGGCATCGGCCGCCGCCTGGTCCGCGCCGGCGCTGGCCTGCCAGGCGAGTGCCGCCTGCGCGCGCTGCAGCTGGGCCGGCCGGGACTCGTCGTCGCGCAAGCGCGCCAGCCGGTCCATGGCCCGCGCGGCATCACCGCGCTGCAGCGCCACCTGCGCGCCCAGCAGCGCCAGCGCACGCTCAGCCGCGGCGTCTTCGCGGCTGATGCCCGAACGCGGCAGGGCCCAGGCCGCCGCCCAGGCCCGCTCGGCGCGCGCGCTGTCGCGCAGCAGCGCGGAGGCCAGCGCACTGGCGTACAGGGCCGCCGCGCGCTCGTTGGGTCCCGCGCTGGCGGTGTTGCTGTCCAGGTCCTGCAGGCGCGCCAGGGCCTGGCTGGACGGGTCCATCAGCACGCGCGCACGGGCCTGCATCAGGCTGTGCCACAACAGCGGTCGCGGTGCAGTGCCGCTGGACGCGGCGCGCTGGCGCGCCTCGCCGATGCGTTCGGTGGTGAGCGGGTGGCTGCGCAGGTAGGGGTAGGCGCCGCTGTCGTTCAGACGGTTGGCGTGGTCCAGCTTCTCGAACATGGCGGCCATGCCGGCACCGGCAAAGCCCGCACCTTCCAGCACGGCCAGTCCCACCCGGTCGGCCTCGCGTTCCATGTCGCGCGAAAAATTCAGCTGCCCCTGCGCCGCCGCAGCCTGGCTGCCCATCACCGCGGCTTGCGCCACATCGGCGTTGTTGGCGCGGCTGGCCACCAGCATGCCCAGGATCATGGCCGCCATGGCCAGGTTGCCCTGGCGCGAGGCGCTGACCGAGCCCCGCGCGATGTGGCGTTGCGTGACGTGAGACAGCTCGTGCGCCAGCACCGACGCCAGTTCGTCGCGCGTGGCGGTCATCGCGATCAGGCCCAGGTGCACCCCCACGTAGCCGCCCGGCAAGGCGAAGGCGTTGACGCTGCGGTCGCGCACCAGAAAAGCTTCCCATGCGAACTGGGTGTCCACATCGGCGCCAATGTCGCCGCGCTGGCGCGCCGCGCTCACCAAGGGCGACCAGGTGGCCTGCAGGTAGTCCAGCAGCGGGGCGTCATCCATGTAGTCGGGGTCGCGCCGGATCTCGCGCATGATCTGCTCACCCAGGCGCTTTTCGGCGCCCACCGACACATCGTCGGACACCGCCTCGCCCAAGGCCGGCAGGCGCACCGCCGAGGGTGGCGAGGCCGAAGGCGCCGCCTGTGCGTGCAGCGCCGGCGAGACCGGGAGCGCCAGTGCCCCCGCCAGGCACAGCGCCAGGGCGCGCGAGGGAAGCCGGGGGGCGACAGGTCTCATTCGCCTATCATGGCACCGACCGGT encodes the following:
- a CDS encoding putative membrane protein (PFAM: Membrane protein of unknown function), producing MAMKLIVRWLLLAAALLLVAHLYPGVTVRSFGSAMVAALVLGLLNTLVRPLLVLLTLPVTLVTLGLFLFVINALMFWAAASLLDGLEVTGFAAALIGSVIYSLCSMVIDVAIERLFSRSDS
- a CDS encoding putative Zn-dependent protease (PFAM: Peptidase family M48), translating into MRPVAPRLPSRALALCLAGALALPVSPALHAQAAPSASPPSAVRLPALGEAVSDDVSVGAEKRLGEQIMREIRRDPDYMDDAPLLDYLQATWSPLVSAARQRGDIGADVDTQFAWEAFLVRDRSVNAFALPGGYVGVHLGLIAMTATRDELASVLAHELSHVTQRHIARGSVSASRQGNLAMAAMILGMLVASRANNADVAQAAVMGSQAAAAQGQLNFSRDMEREADRVGLAVLEGAGFAGAGMAAMFEKLDHANRLNDSGAYPYLRSHPLTTERIGEARQRAASSGTAPRPLLWHSLMQARARVLMDPSSQALARLQDLDSNTASAGPNERAAALYASALASALLRDSARAERAWAAAWALPRSGISREDAAAERALALLGAQVALQRGDAARAMDRLARLRDDESRPAQLQRAQAALAWQASAGADQAAADAALRASAEALQTWTAEHRKDSAAWTALSQVADRLGLKLRAVRAEAESRAAIGDLGGAIDRLRAGQRLARQRTQADFIEASVIDARLRDLLAQQRQLMADSRGPQRQQPQE